In Pseudoduganella albidiflava, a single window of DNA contains:
- a CDS encoding Abi family protein, which produces MRRYPNLVNIAFNNATCSNREREIVQSTGGFSTSMVFTLIPYTKPSRTARQLIGKLQAQGLVVNDIPATEAFLGRVNYYRFRGYLYPYFDRAKARPWQFAAGTNVEQARQMYCFDEELRHLLFGVLSQIEVLFRTKLDATMSLASGDGFWYLEQKWFHRQRYPQRIIDSLHADFTRSKEEFAQHYHRSYYNQISSSHKGLPPFWVVADLTTLGQIREIFRALDQHAKAFGHTAGTPVSTSLDKMAQTLGAASFDILLSWIDALRAVRNLCAHHTRLWNRNLAAPRSIDVPNIVSVSPVGSGHRNAHNTTYTAILVIRQISKISGLVENIKDGLNQLLKKYPEADRVKTSMGMPDHWETCRIWRP; this is translated from the coding sequence TTGCGCCGTTACCCGAATTTGGTTAACATCGCGTTCAACAACGCCACCTGTTCAAACCGAGAACGAGAAATTGTTCAAAGTACTGGTGGCTTTTCTACATCTATGGTCTTCACACTGATCCCTTACACCAAGCCTTCCCGCACTGCGCGGCAGCTGATAGGGAAGTTGCAAGCTCAAGGCTTGGTTGTGAACGATATTCCCGCTACGGAAGCGTTCCTGGGACGAGTAAATTACTACCGTTTCCGCGGCTATTTATATCCTTACTTTGATCGGGCAAAGGCCAGACCGTGGCAATTTGCCGCGGGCACCAACGTCGAGCAAGCTCGACAAATGTATTGCTTCGATGAAGAGCTGCGTCATCTGCTTTTTGGCGTCCTTTCTCAAATCGAAGTTTTATTTCGCACGAAACTGGACGCCACAATGTCGCTCGCGTCAGGCGATGGATTTTGGTATCTCGAGCAGAAATGGTTTCATCGCCAGAGGTATCCGCAGCGAATCATCGACAGCCTTCATGCCGACTTCACCCGAAGCAAGGAAGAATTCGCGCAGCACTATCACCGTTCTTACTACAACCAAATTTCTTCATCTCACAAAGGCTTGCCGCCATTCTGGGTCGTTGCTGATCTCACTACGCTCGGGCAGATAAGGGAAATTTTCAGGGCATTGGATCAGCATGCAAAGGCGTTTGGCCACACTGCTGGAACACCTGTCAGTACATCGCTCGACAAAATGGCGCAAACATTGGGTGCAGCCAGTTTCGACATATTGCTATCCTGGATCGACGCATTGCGTGCGGTCAGGAATCTATGTGCACATCACACACGCTTATGGAACAGAAATCTGGCGGCACCGAGAAGCATAGACGTGCCAAACATTGTCAGCGTCTCTCCAGTAGGCAGTGGCCATCGAAACGCCCACAATACAACCTACACAGCCATCCTTGTCATACGGCAGATCAGCAAGATTTCGGGGCTCGTTGAAAACATCAAGGACGGCCTCAATCAGCTGTTAAAAAAATACCCGGAAGCTGATCGGGTCAAGACATCGATGGGGATGCCGGATCACTGGGAAACCTGCAGGATCTGGAGACCATAG